In Labrus mixtus chromosome 11, fLabMix1.1, whole genome shotgun sequence, a single window of DNA contains:
- the LOC132984338 gene encoding galanin receptor type 1-like, translating into MNSSESVWLLGEPWNLSRAEEEDQKLLFGIGTDNFITLLVFGIIFTLGVLGNSMVITVLARSKPGKPRSTTNIFILNLSIADLSYLLFCIPFQSTIYMMPTWVLGAFICKFIHYFFTVSMLVSIFTLSAMSVDRYIAIVHSRKSSSIRVAKHALIGVVVIWILSLAMAAPIMYYQNIFHRGENHTFCWEVWPDQNQKKIYVFCTFVFGYVLPLLLITFCYAKVLNHLHKKLRNMSKKSEASKKKTAQTVLVVVVVFCLSWLPHHVVHLWVEFGTFPLNQASFVLRVAAHCLAYSNSSVNPVIYAFLSENFRKAYKQVFKCQIGSSGSPLNDIKEIRSKADTPPSTNCTNV; encoded by the exons ATGAACTCGTCCGAGTCTGTTTGGCTCTTGGGGGAGCCGTGGAACCTGAGCAGAGCGGAGGAAGAGGACCAGAAACTTTTATTCGGGATTGGCACAGATAACTTCATTACGCTGCTGGTTTTCGGAATCATCTTTACGCTCGGTGTTCTGGGTAACTCCATGGTGATCACCGTGTTGGCCCGGAGCAAACCGGGCAAACCACGGAGCACCACCAACATCTTCATCCTCAACCTGAGCATAGCAGACCTCTCCTACCTGCTCTTCTGCATCCCTTTCCAGTCCACTATTTACATGATGCCGACGTGGGTCCTGGGCGCTTTTATTTGCAAATTCATCCACTACTTCTTCACCGTGTCCATGCTCGTGAGCATCTTCACTCTGTCTGCCATGTCTGTGGACCGGTACATCGCCATCGTGCACTCGAGGAAGTCCTCCTCTATCCGGGTGGCAAAGCACGCTCTGATCGGAGTGGTGGTGATTTGGATTCTCTCTCTGGCCATGGCTGCGCCGATCATGTATTACCAAAacatcttccacagaggagAGAATCACACCTTCTGCTGGGAAGTGTGGCCGGATCAAAACCAGAAGAAGATCTATGTATTTTGCACCTTTGTGTTTGGTTATGTGTTGCCCCTGCTGCTGATTACCTTCTGCTATGCCAAG GTTTTAAATCACTTGCACAAAAAACTAAGAAATATGTCCAAAAAGTCAGAGGCATCAAAGAAAAAG ACTGCTCAGACGgtcctggtggtggtggtggtgttctGCCTCTCTTGGCTCCCTCATCACGTCGTTCACCTCTGGGTGGAGTTCGGGACCTTCCCGTTAAACCAAGCTTCTTTCGTACTACGGGTGGCCGCCCATTGCCTGGCTTACAGCAACTCATCGGTCAACCCGGTCATCTACGCATTCCTGTCAGAGAACTTCAGGAAGGCGTACAAGCAGGTGTTTAAGTGTCAGATCGGTTCCAGTGGCTCCCCACTCAACGACATCAAGGAGATCCGCAGCAAGGCGGACACTCCACCCTCGACCAACTGCACCAATGTCTGA